Proteins co-encoded in one Gossypium arboreum isolate Shixiya-1 chromosome 11, ASM2569848v2, whole genome shotgun sequence genomic window:
- the LOC108485044 gene encoding uncharacterized protein LOC108485044, with amino-acid sequence MDGDDALSQAMLRILERVARPNTGTGGRGSVSERLRSNGAEIFRGISGVAPNVAEYRLKAMERIMDDLDCTAEQKLKGAISLLREEAYQWWLTVKKGTQLERITWEFFKSAFQGKYVGASYVDARRKEFLNLTQGDQSVAEYEAEFLRLSRYARGIVATEYEHCVQFKDPG; translated from the coding sequence ATGGAtggggatgacgcactgtcccaagccatgcttcGTATTCTGGAGAGGGTCGCTAGACCCAACACTGGTACCGGAGGCCGTGGGTCAGTTTCGGAACGTCTCCGATCAAATGGAGCAGAAATATTTAGGGGCATTTCTggagtagccccgaatgtggctgagtacagGTTGAAAGCCATGGAGAGAATAATGGATGACCTAGATTGCACGGctgaacaaaagctgaaaggggcGATATCACTACTTAGGGaggaagcttaccagtggtggttgactgtGAAAAAGGGCACCCAACTTGAGCgaattacctgggaattctttaaaTCTGCATTTCAAGGGAAGTACGTCGGGGCAAGCTATGTAGATGCCCGGAGGAAGGAATTCTTAAACTTAACTCAAGGGGATCAGtctgtggctgagtatgaggcagagtttttACGACTTAGCCGATATGCCCGTGGAATAGTAGCAACAGAGTATGAACATTGTGTTCAGTTTAAGGATCCGGGATAG